A stretch of DNA from Desulfosarcina ovata subsp. ovata:
GAGATTCTTTTTCAGAAATTTGACGTCATCGGCAAAACGACGGGTCAGAAGAGCGGCCACGCCATCGCGGTGGGCCGCATCCGCCGCACGGGAATCGGTAAAGACACGGATCCCGACCGCTTCATTCTCAACGGCCAGGCGGGGGTAGATGCGCCACGGCGTGCCCTGCCGGTCGTCCACGCTGAGCACCTCGGGCAGATCACCGAAATCCCAGTCGGCAATGCCGGTGCGTTCCCATTTTCTTTTGATCGCCTGGAGACCCGGGGGCAACGCCGGGTCCGCCGACTGCTGGTCGAGCAGGGTTTCATCCCGGCCACTGGCCACCACCCGTCCCTTGGCGTCGGTGATGGAAAGCCGCATCCGCAAATGCTCGGGCAGTTGATCGACCGGCCAGACCGAAGCCGGGATGTCCACCTGCAGATGCTCGAAGAGAAAACGACTCAAGGCCGCCGTCAGGCTCTCCCGGCCGCGGGGCATTTTGTCCACGATCGTCTCCACGGTCTCGGCCACCGGCACCAACTGGACCCGGTAGGCTTTGGGCAAGCCTTTGATCAGGGCGGTGATCTTCTCGGCCAGCAGCCCCGGCACCAGCCAGTCCAGCTGCTCGCGGGGCACGTCGCCGGTGGTCTCGGCAGGGATGGTCACGGTGACCCCGTCGGCGTCGGTCCCCGGATCGAAGACATAGTCGCAGTCGAGCACCCGGTGCCCCAGGTCCAGCTTCTGGGGAAACTGCGCCAGCACCGTCTCCTCGGGCCGGTAGCGGGTCAGCATCTCGCGGTCCAGACGCAGGAAACCGTCGCCGCCCTGTTTGCGGATACGATATTTAAGGGTACGGATGTCGCACACACCGGGAAGGCGCTCGCGGTAAAAGGCGACCAGGCTCTCGTCATCCACCAGGATGTCGCGCCGCCGGATGCGATCCTCCATGCCGCGCACCTCGGCCACCAGATCGGCGTTGTGCTGCATGAACGCCAGGGGCTGTTTGACGTCCATCTCGATCAGCGCGCTACGGATAAAAATGTCACTGGCCTTCTCCGCATCGATGCGACCGAAGGCCACCTGCCGGTCCTGAACGATGGGCAGGCCGAAAAGGGTCACCTGCTCCTGGGCCACCACCTCCCCACGGCTGCGCGACCAGTGGGGATCGCTGGTGCTCCGGCGGCACAGCTCGCCCCCCAGGGGCTCCAGCCAGGCCACATCGATGGTGGCCACCGTGCGGGCGTAGAGCCGCGAGGTTTCGACCATCTCGGCGGCCACGATCCAGCTGCCCGGGTTCTTGAACAGGCCCGATCCGGGAAAAATCATCACCTCGCGCTCCCGGGCGGCCCGGAAAAAAACCTTCTCCTTCTGCATGGCGATGTTGGAGAGAAAACCGCTCAGGATCGAACGCTGAATGGCCGCATACAGCGGGTGAAAGCGCCCCTTGGCGTCCTTGGCGGCGACCGGGACGTCGCCATTGCCACCGGGATCGAGTCCCTGCTCGCGCAGCACCGCAGTGATCTGGCGGTGGATGTCGCGCCACTCGCGGATACGCCGGAAGGAGAGAAAATGCTGGCGGCAGAATTTTTTCAGGGCGTTCATGCTGCGCGGCGCATCCCCCCCGGTGTGGAGCGCCTGCCAGATGTTGAGAATGGTGATAAAATCGGACAGCGGATCTACGAAGCGTCGGTGGGCCTGGTCGGCCTGGGCCTCCCTGTCCAGGGGGCGTTCGCGCACATCCTGAATGCTCAAGGCCGCGGCAATGACCGTCATCTGCCAAAGGCAGCTTTCTTTTTGGGCCTCGATGAGCATGCGCGACAGGCGCGGATCGATGGGCATGCGGGCCATGATTTGACCGGTCTCGGTCAGTCGATAAGGAGCCGCCCCCTTGCGCCGCGTCTCGACCCGGCCGATGGCGCCCAGCTCCTCCAGCAGATTGAAGCCGTCGCGAATGCTTTTTTCCGCCGGCCGGTCGACAAAGGGAAAGTCGGCCACATCGCCCAGTTTCAGGGCGATCATGCGCAGGATCACCTCGGCCAGGTTGGCGCGCAGGATCTCCGGCTGGGTGAACAGGGGCCGGTTCAGATAATCCTCTTCGGCAAACAGACGGACACACACCCCGTTCTGCACCCGGCCACAACGCCCCTTGCGCTGGTCGGCGCTGCTGCGCGAAATCGGCACCACCGGCAGGCTGGTGGTGCGCGAGCGCGGCACATACTGGGAGATGCGCGCCAGTCCCGTATCCACCACATAGCGGATGCCGGGAATGGTGATGGAGGTCTCGGCCACGTTGGTGGCCACGATGATCTTGCGATAACCCGTGGACGCGAACACCCGTTTCTGCTCGCCGGGACTCAGGCGGGCGAACAGGGGCAGGACCAGGGTGCGCGGATAGCCGCGGCCTTCCAGGACCTCACAGGTCTCGCGGATATCCTGCTCGGTGGGCATGAAGACCAGGATATCGCCCCGGCCCTGCCGGCGGATCAGCTCGTCGATGGCCTGGGCCGCCAGTTCCACGGTGGTGCGCTCTTCCCGATCCTCGGGCTCGGCATCGGGAAAGAAATAGCGCGTCTCCACCGGAAAAAGCCGTCCGGAAACCTCGATCACCGGCGCATCGTCAAAGGCCTTTGAGAACTTCTCGGTATCGATGGTGGCAGAGGTAATGATCAGCTTGAGGTTCCTTCGCCGCTGGACCAGGCGTTTCAAAATGCCCAGCACGAAATCGATGTTCAGGCTGCGCTCGTGGGCCTCGTCCACGATGATGGTGTCGTATTCGTTGAGCCAGGGATCGCCCTGGGTCTCGGCCAGAAGGATACCGTCGGTGACCACCTTGATGTAGGCGTCCGGATCGCTCTTGTCCTGGAAACGGATCTTGTAGCCCACCGAACGGCCCAGGTCCTCGCCCAGCTCTTCGGCGATGCGCGCGGACACGGTGGTGGCGGCAATGCGCCGGGGCTGGGTGCATGCGATCTTGCCATCGACGCCCCGGCCGGCGGCCAGGCAGAATTTGGGAATCTGGGTGGTCTTGCCCGATCCGGTTTCACCGGAGATGATGACGACCGGATGATTGCGGATGGCCTCGACGATGTCGGCCTTGGCTGCGGTGATGGGCAGATGGTCGAGGTCATCGAAACGGGGCAACCGCTGCTGGCGGTGCTGACGGCGCAAAACGGCGGCTTCCACGCGCGTCGTCAGATCGGCCATTTGGCGGGCAAACGCCGCTTCGCCCAGCGATTTCCGGCGACGGGTCAGCCTGTCCAGCTGGCGCCGCAACAGCAGCCGGTCCGCATGCATGGTTCGGCCGAGTTGGCGCCGAAAGTCTTTAATGGTGGGTTGTTTGTCGGTCATGATTCTTTACTGATTCGTCCCTTGAGTTGGCGCCTTTCTACCATGCCCGGACCGGAATTCAACCCTTTTTCCCGGGATTTCCCGATTGATGGGGCCTATCGGGGTCTGCCATGCGACTCATTTTTCAATCGTAGGTATTTCGGTCATGCCTTTGATGTAACGCTTTTTATAGATGTGGCCGGCCAGGTCACCGGGCAGTGTTTCGGCCGGTGTCGGATCCGTTGGCGCGTCCGGATTGATGGGCTGGGCCGAAAACCCGGCTGTCACGTATTGTCCGAAATGGAAATCGAGCCGCTGGGGAGCAGCAGAACAGGCAGAGAGAAAAATAAGGGCAAACAGCATGCGGTAAAAAACCGTCCATGACCGGTTCGGCGTTTACGGGTTCATGGTTGACGAACCTCCTTGGTTTCCAGGCGCTTCAGGTTGCGGCGGGCCACGGCCAGGCCGGAATAGTGTTCCAGGGCCCGCGGGAACATACCGCGGGCCTTGGACGGATAGCCGACACGCTCGTAGATAACGCCCAGGTTATTGCTGGCAATGGCCGGCGGGAAATAACGTTCGAGAAAAACCAGGGCAGATATGAGGGCGTTCGTTTGCAAATCCGTTTCCTCCGATCATCTCGGGCTCCTCCGCAGCCTGGCCGGTCTCGCTTTCAGGGTCGTCATCCGACTTCACCTCGGTTCGGTTTTTAAGAAAAAAAAACCATCGCCGACCACGCCCATCTCTTCTTCTCCCGGCAGCCGGGGGACTTCGTCCGGATTGAGGGCCCGCACCAGCCGCGGAGTGACGATGATCATCAGTTCGGACTCGTTTTTCTCGAACTCCTTGCTGGTGAACAGGCTGCCCAGGTAGGGGATATCGCCGAGGAAGGGAATCTTGTTGGTGATGGTGGACGAATCCTCCTGAAGCAGACCGGCCATGACAAAAGTATAGCCATCCTTGAGTTGGAGGGTAGTGGAACCCCGCCGGGTCATGAGACCGGGAACGTTGACCCCGCCGGAGGTCACCGACAGGGAGTAGTCCACAGTGCTGATCTCCGGCTCCACCTGGACGGTGATGGTTTCCGGCGCCACCACCATGGGCGTGAAGCGCAGCATGATGCCGAAGGTCTTGTAACGGAATATTTTCCCGTCAGTTTGTCAGGATTGAGCTGGGAGAAGAAAGAAAAAATATACAATTTTTTAAATCATTACGAATGCCGGCAAAAAATACGGCCGCCGCTGCCCAAAAGCAAAAAGCTTTTTCTACAAGATTATTACCAATACCGCAAACGGGCCCAGTCGCTGTTCGACAAGGTCGTTTTCCCGGTTGGTGTGTAGTATTTAACCCTTTCAATGATCGAGGCGCTGCTCAACTTTATCGTGGACCATCAATATCCCAAAATGGAGCAATATAAAAAAGTATTTGCCGCCAACTCCGTCAGTCCGGCCATCTACTTTGTTTCCATGTATAACCCATTTCAGTCGTGCAATACCACGGGAGAAAAGATCAGATTCGTTCCCTCCTTTTTTTTACCCCCGTGGAAAAGATCAACCGTTGGTTCCCCCCCCTCATCAACGAAAATCAAAAACGAACGGACCCAATTGTTTTTGAATTACCAGATCATTTTCGACCAGTTGGGGGTTCCCGTGGACCCGGTAATATTGCCCATTGCGTACATCGAAGCCATATTGAACTTTGCCCAGATGGAATCGTCAACACAGAAAACGGACTATCCGAAACTGACGAAGTTGCAGCATGCTGGATAGATCATAAAACAGAAGTTATTTTCGTTTGTTGGTTAACATTTCTGTATCAAGGGAATAGCCACGTTTCCATCAATTTACAAGACCATCCTCAGTTTTAACGGCGCTTTGATTTTCCGGCATTTTTAAAGGCATCAGAGGCTTGCCAACCGGTAAATGAATTTGTACTTCTTCACCCAAACCGACGGCCACCATATAAAGTCCATAAATAACGGAAACGGCAAAAAGGAAAGAAGCGACCGGTTTAAATGCAACATATCCGATTTCAGTCAAACCCAAGGTTGATAATACAAAAAAACCGAGCGGGCCAATCAAAAAAGGAATTAACGGCGCACGTAATAAAGGAATGATATAAAGGCCCATTAAAACCCCCAAAAAGATATTCACATAACCGATCAGCGGAGTTGGGGAAGCCAGTTTCAAACCGACCAAAAGGAATGTAAGCGCTGGTCCCAGCATAAACAGGGTGCCAAAAGTCAAGAGCAGGTTTCCGGGAGTGGCAAGCCCTCTTTTGAGTTGAATCATACCGGCAAGGATCTGAGCCAGACCACCTGCCGTCAGGAGTGCAAAAAATATCGGAACATTCTCTTTGGGAATATAGTTATTGAGTGACAACCAGATAATCAGACAAACCATTGAAAAAGCAGAATAACCCGTGGCAGTTGTGCCGGCCCATTTCTCTTGCATACCCCCTCCTTTTTTCTTTTGCGTTAATAAGAACTTAAATTTGATTATGATATGAATCCACCCAACCGGCCGACCGGTCAGGATAGTTAAATAAAAAATTACGCCTGGAGCTGGCGTCTTTGTGGTCGTATTAATTTTTAGCACTTAATATTTCGTATTCATCATGTCAATACGATTTAATTTTTATCATACCTAATTTGAGCGTCTCCCATTTTGGATATTTTTTAATCAAGAGCAATATTAGTGCCTTACGCCATCCTAAAACACCAAAATGGGAAAACCTCCGAGATTTCCGATCTTACCCCATCTACGGCGTCTGATGACTTCCCGCATAGGCGACTACAGAGGAAAATCATAGTCCTTGTATCTGCGGCAAGCTCGGACAATCGCTCAACTTCAATCCCATGGTGATCACCTTGCTACCAAAACGGGTCAAATAGTATTTGTATCTAAAGTTTCCTAAATTCAATCAAGCCGCCATGCGCAGCAGTACGTCCACGAGAGAATTAAAGACGGATTTGCGTGGCACCGGGAAGAGCCTACCAAAATCCTTGTCCATCGCGGCCTTTGTAACGGATCGGCGGACATCCGAAAAGGCAAAATGACGGCGGCCGCCGACGGCATGCCGGCGAGATGGCGTTTTCTCGACCCGGCTGGCGTAAATCCAGGCGACGGTGGTCGCCAGCATGCAAAAGTGCAGATGGTTGCTGACGGCCTGCGGATGACGGCTTTGCGTGTCAGCGCTGCCGATGTCGTTTTTCAATTCCTTGAATAAGGCTTCGATCTTCCAGCGGGCCCCATAGTATTCGATAATCTGCTCAGCCGAAAGGGACAGGTCGGTGGAATAAAGTGCCACCCACTGTGTCTTACGATAGACCCAGACCACCTTGACCGCACATCGGATGGTCTTGAGCATCACCACGCGTTCATAGGCTACGATGTTCCGGTTGCGGCCATACAGGTTGACGATGTATTCTTTTGCCAGCGATTTGAATCGAACGGCCAACGCTGCCGCATTCCCCAGCTTGCGGCCATATTTACGCGGGCGGCCTTGTCGTCCGGTCGGAGGTGGCGGCAGTTCAAATATTGTGCTGTTGGATCGAAGCCTGGAAATCATATCCACCCATATGCCCAACTGTTTTTTCAATGGCTTCCACAGGCCGCCATTGCCGAACCATGAGTCGGTGATGATGACAATCCGTTTTCTGGGAAACACCGCGGCAATCTCACCGATCATGTCGACCGCCATGGCAAGCTTGCTCTTGAATGTCACTTCCGGTCCATTGCTGTCACGGTTCATTCGTTCGATGGTTTTCTTCAGGAGGTAGAAACGATAACTCAGCGGCAGACAGGCCCAACGTCCCTTGATCATCTTCAACAACCCCACAGCAACGATGTTCTGGGCCCACGGATACCTGGACTGGTTTTGCTTGGCAGCATGATCGAAAACCTTGTCGCAGGCGAAAATCTTCTTGCCTGTCTTGGCGTTGATACTGTCATCCAGAGCCAGCATTAACCGCCCACCGGTCGTTGGCAGCGGAATCAATTTCCACAGCGTGGGCCATAACCGTTGCCATGGAATCCGTGGGGATGCCATGAAGGTATAGAACTTTTTACGACTGATCCCGGAAAAGCCGAACACCGTCTTCAAGCACCGTAGAATGTTTGAGGTCCTCGATGAGGCGAAAGGAACAATGATCGCCACGATCGTGTATACGAACCATATTCCCCGTTCCTGACCTTTACTGGACTGAGCAAATTCGTTTTTGAGTTTTTCAAGGATGTCGTGTAGGATAAGCATGCGAGGCCTCCGGTTGGGTTGTTTGTTTGTGGAAGAAGAAACATACCACAACCGAGCCTCGCAATCAACATTAACATACTGTATTAACTAAATATTTGATCATATTGCCAAAAATCGGTCCCGATATCTGTAATGATTTCAATAGGTTACAGGCGACCGCCATTTTGCTAACCATCTGTTATTACAGGAAATATTAATATTCTTCAGTAGTACTCACCCCGCCGGGCTGCTTTCAAAAAGGGGAAACTTTAGTTTGTATGTCTTTGCAACTTTTTTAGCATTGCTATTGATCAACGGCAGATATTTCTGCAGACAGATTTGCAGATGTCTCTTAACCATTTGAATTTGGACAGTGTAGCGGCGCCTTACTTGTCCATCCTGGGCTTTATAAGGTAGCGGGTCAGCCTTGATTTTAGGCAGCAATTTATTGCCAAACACCAATCCGATCCACTGTTTAGACTCTATGGAAAGCACAGCCCTCATCCAGCCATTAAGGATATTGAACTGCAATACATCGACTCATTGATCGATGACCGTATCGTGGCCTTGATCATCGTTTTGGCCACTTCGTCTAACCCACAGCAATGAGAGGCTTTTTTACTTCTGGTTTAAAACGTTTCTTTGCCGGCCTGCGCGGAATATCAGCTTTATCCAACAAGAAAGAAAACAAATCATTTGGCTTCGCACCAAAAAACCTTTCTGCTGGGGTCGTTTCATCTCTGCGCTTGATAAAATAATTATGAACGACAGCCTTCAATGCATCTTCCATCGCCTTCATCCAGTCTGAACCTTTGCGCCCATCGGCGTATGTTTCCAGCAAGATATAGTTAGATTCCGGTTCAATGGAAACCAAACACGTCTCAGGATGAAATGTCTCATCCAGGCAAGCGGTGATATCCTTAGGTTCCATGTCTTTTGCCATACGATTGGTTTCTTTATTGCCGAAATCGACAGTGGCTTGCTCGATAGCAACCGAGACTTTTTGCTGAGATCCGTACGAAGCGGCAATAAATTTCGAAAGGCCTGACAATTCGAGAAATTCGCAGACCAATCGAACGCTCCCAGGCCCCAAAAGCGTTATTACAAACTGAGCGGCGACAACCAATCGGTGTAAAAAGGCTGTTCCGGTTGGTGATTCAAAAAAAGCCTTGACCTCAGGCTCAGCATCAATAGAATCTTTTCGATCCATCCAATGCTGCAGCGTTGAACGAGGAATACCAAGTTGTTTTGCAATTTCCCGCTGGTTATCCTTGAATGCCGATTCATGTTTTGCCATGATATCAGCGATTTCCTGTCTTGGCCGACGATTCTGGGGTATTATTTTTGAGTCATACTTTAAGCATATACCCTAGAAAAACATAAATGTCTAGATTTATTATGAAT
This window harbors:
- the hrpA gene encoding ATP-dependent RNA helicase HrpA; protein product: MTDKQPTIKDFRRQLGRTMHADRLLLRRQLDRLTRRRKSLGEAAFARQMADLTTRVEAAVLRRQHRQQRLPRFDDLDHLPITAAKADIVEAIRNHPVVIISGETGSGKTTQIPKFCLAAGRGVDGKIACTQPRRIAATTVSARIAEELGEDLGRSVGYKIRFQDKSDPDAYIKVVTDGILLAETQGDPWLNEYDTIIVDEAHERSLNIDFVLGILKRLVQRRRNLKLIITSATIDTEKFSKAFDDAPVIEVSGRLFPVETRYFFPDAEPEDREERTTVELAAQAIDELIRRQGRGDILVFMPTEQDIRETCEVLEGRGYPRTLVLPLFARLSPGEQKRVFASTGYRKIIVATNVAETSITIPGIRYVVDTGLARISQYVPRSRTTSLPVVPISRSSADQRKGRCGRVQNGVCVRLFAEEDYLNRPLFTQPEILRANLAEVILRMIALKLGDVADFPFVDRPAEKSIRDGFNLLEELGAIGRVETRRKGAAPYRLTETGQIMARMPIDPRLSRMLIEAQKESCLWQMTVIAAALSIQDVRERPLDREAQADQAHRRFVDPLSDFITILNIWQALHTGGDAPRSMNALKKFCRQHFLSFRRIREWRDIHRQITAVLREQGLDPGGNGDVPVAAKDAKGRFHPLYAAIQRSILSGFLSNIAMQKEKVFFRAAREREVMIFPGSGLFKNPGSWIVAAEMVETSRLYARTVATIDVAWLEPLGGELCRRSTSDPHWSRSRGEVVAQEQVTLFGLPIVQDRQVAFGRIDAEKASDIFIRSALIEMDVKQPLAFMQHNADLVAEVRGMEDRIRRRDILVDDESLVAFYRERLPGVCDIRTLKYRIRKQGGDGFLRLDREMLTRYRPEETVLAQFPQKLDLGHRVLDCDYVFDPGTDADGVTVTIPAETTGDVPREQLDWLVPGLLAEKITALIKGLPKAYRVQLVPVAETVETIVDKMPRGRESLTAALSRFLFEHLQVDIPASVWPVDQLPEHLRMRLSITDAKGRVVASGRDETLLDQQSADPALPPGLQAIKRKWERTGIADWDFGDLPEVLSVDDRQGTPWRIYPRLAVENEAVGIRVFTDSRAADAAHRDGVAALLTRRFADDVKFLKKNLKLPGLLKRQVVYFGGMAAVEAQLVERVTRQLFAVSPLTAADFDARVAELMALRVHGCGQDFREAVIAVIEAHHEVQCRILEVEQKRISAPVVAEFLETLKGEARRLVPDNFVQLYDRQRLLHLVRYLKTIAVRVQRGLTDLAKDRARQDQVAPYTATLNEMLKSMNGRASADKRAAVEEFFWAIEEYKVSLFAQEVGTDGPISPKRLKKMIGEIERMV
- a CDS encoding transposase; this encodes MLILHDILEKLKNEFAQSSKGQERGIWFVYTIVAIIVPFASSRTSNILRCLKTVFGFSGISRKKFYTFMASPRIPWQRLWPTLWKLIPLPTTGGRLMLALDDSINAKTGKKIFACDKVFDHAAKQNQSRYPWAQNIVAVGLLKMIKGRWACLPLSYRFYLLKKTIERMNRDSNGPEVTFKSKLAMAVDMIGEIAAVFPRKRIVIITDSWFGNGGLWKPLKKQLGIWVDMISRLRSNSTIFELPPPPTGRQGRPRKYGRKLGNAAALAVRFKSLAKEYIVNLYGRNRNIVAYERVVMLKTIRCAVKVVWVYRKTQWVALYSTDLSLSAEQIIEYYGARWKIEALFKELKNDIGSADTQSRHPQAVSNHLHFCMLATTVAWIYASRVEKTPSRRHAVGGRRHFAFSDVRRSVTKAAMDKDFGRLFPVPRKSVFNSLVDVLLRMAA
- a CDS encoding DUF6399 domain-containing protein — its product is MAKHESAFKDNQREIAKQLGIPRSTLQHWMDRKDSIDAEPEVKAFFESPTGTAFLHRLVVAAQFVITLLGPGSVRLVCEFLELSGLSKFIAASYGSQQKVSVAIEQATVDFGNKETNRMAKDMEPKDITACLDETFHPETCLVSIEPESNYILLETYADGRKGSDWMKAMEDALKAVVHNYFIKRRDETTPAERFFGAKPNDLFSFLLDKADIPRRPAKKRFKPEVKKPLIAVG